GTGATGGAGGTGATGTTGATGATGCGTCCCCACCCTTTTCGCTCCATGTAGGGCAAACAGAGGCCTATCATCCGGATGTTGTACTTCAGCACACTCTCGTAGGCATCATCCAGGTCCGACTCGCTCAGCTCGCGGAAGTTGCCCGGCCTGGGGCCGCCGGAGTTGTTCACCAGGATGTCCACCCCACCGAACCGATCCACCGTCTCCCGCACAATCCGTTCGTTGTCGTCGCGACTGGCCATATCGGCAGCGAGAGCCAGCACCTGCACCCCGAGCGCTTCAACCTCCCGCTGCGCCTCCAATAGTGACTCACTGTTGCGAGCGCACAGCACGATGTTAACACCCTCGCCTGCCAGGGCAAAGGCACATGCTTTGCCCAGTCCTTTGCTGCCGCCACCGATGATGGCGGTCTTTCCCTTCAGATTGAAATCCATAACGTTTGCTTTTACTGCGTCTATAACAGATGAAAAAGAGGAGATGTTTTCCCGAAGGTGACTTTTCCCGCACGGCTACAATGATATTTCCTCAGACAAACAGTTAAAAGCACAATTTTTCTTACCTTTGCAGCCTATTTAGAAAGATATATGTCCAGACAATTTTCACGCACACTGATCACATCGGCACTGCCCTATGCCAACGGGCCGGTGCACATCGGCCACCTGGCAGGCGTATACGTTCCTGCCGATATCTATGCACGTTACCTCCGCCTGAAAGGGGAAGAGGTCCTCTTCATCGGAGGCTCTGACGAACATGGCATCCCCATCACCATCAAGGCAAGGAAAGAGGGGGTCACCCCGCAGGATATCGTGGACCGCTACCACGGAATGATCAGCAAGTCGTTCGAGCAGTTCGGCATCACCTTCGACATATACTCTCGTACAACTTCAGAGATACATAAAAAGACCGCCTCCGACTTCTTCCGGACCCTCTACGACAAAGGGGAGTTCACCGAACTGGAGAGCGAACAGTATTACGATGAGGAGGCGGATCAGTACCTCGCAGACCGGTACATCACCGGCAGCTGCCCCCACTGCGGCAACGAGAACGCGTATGGCGACCAGTGCGAGCAGTGCGGCACCTCATTAAGTCCCACCGAGCTGATCAACCCCAAGTCGGCCCTCAGCGGCAGCGTGCCGGTGATGCGAACGACGAAGCACTGGTACCTGCCGCTGGACAAGCATGAGGCATGGCTCCGCCAGTGGATCCTGGAGGATCACAAGGAGTGGCGCAGCAATGTCTACGGGCAGTGCAAGTCGTGGCTCGACCTGGGCCTGCAGCCCCGTGCGGTGAGTCGCGACCTCGATTGGGGGGTGCCGGTACCGGTGGAGGGTGCCGAGGGGAAGGTGCTCTACGTCTGGTTCGATGCCCCCATCGGTTACATCTCCAACACGCGGGAGCTGCTGCCCGACAGCTGGGAGAAGTGGTGGAAGCAGGAGGACACCAAACTGGTGCATTTCATCGGCAAGGACAACATCGTCTTCCACTGCATCGTCTTCCCCGCCATGCTGAAGGCGGAGGGCTCCTTCATCCTGCCCGACAACGTCCCTTCCAACGAGTTCCTCAACCTGGAGGGAGACAAGATCTCCACCTCCCGCAACTGGGCCGTATGGCTGCATGAATATCTGGAGGAGTTCCCCGGCAAGCAGGATGTGCTGCGTTACGTGCTCACCGCCAATGCACCGGAGACGAAAGACAACGACTTCACCTGGAAAGATTACCAGGCACGCAACAACAACGAACTGGTAGCGGTGCTTGGCAACTTCGTGAACCGTGCACTGGTGCTCACACAGAAATATTTTGACAATAAGGTACCGGCGGCAGGAGAGCTGACCGACTACGACCGGGAGACCATCGCTGCAGCGGCAAAGGTAAAAGATGAAGTGGAAAAGTTGCTTGAGACCTACCATTTCCGGGATGCACAACGCGAAGCGATGAACCTGGCCCGCATCGGCAACAAGTACCTGGCCGACTGTGAGCCCTGGAAGACCGCCAAGAGCGACATGGAGCGCACCGCCACCATCCTACACATCGCCCTGCAGATCACTGCCAACCTCTCCATCGTCTGCGAGCCGTTCCTCCCCTTCTCGGCGGAAAGACTGCGCACCTTCCTCCAGACAGAGAAGCTGCCGTGGGAGCAGCTGGGTTGTTTCGACCTGCTGCCTGAAGGCCACCCGCTGGGCAAAGCGGAACTGCTGTTCGAAAAGATTGAGGACGAAACCATCGAACTACAGGTTCAGAAGCTGCTGGATACGAAGAAAGCCAACGAGGCGGAAGCTTACCGGGCGAAGCCGGTGAAGGAGAACATCCAGTTCGACACCTTTGAGAAGCTCGACATCCGCGTGGGTACGGTGCTGGAGTGCGAGAAGGTGCCCAAGGCGGACAAGTTGCTGCGCTTCCTGCTTGACGACGGTCTGGAGAAACGTACCATCCTCTCCGGCATTGCCGCCCACTACCCCAACCCACAGGAGCTGGTGGGACGACAGGTATGCTTCATCGCCAACCTGGAGCCGCGCAAACTGCGGGGCATCCTCTCGGAGGGTATGATCCTCTCGGCGGAGAACAGTGACGGCACGCTGGCACTGGTATCCCCCACCAAAGAGGTGCTTCCCGGCAGTCCGGTAGTGTAAGACCTTATTTTTTCGGTGAAATGTGCAACATTTTTATCGTTTCTCCGTCTTAATAGTAAGTATCACTCAAAATCGATGAATCGCATGAAGAAACAATTGCTGCTGGTGGCTGCCCTGATGGTCGGCCTGACCGCCTTCTCACAGAAGACGCACCGCGTTGCGGGATGGAAGATCACCCGTGACATACCCCAAAACGAGTTCAAACTGAACCTGGGCACCACCATCTTCGGCTCCTTCCCTGAGCTCAGCTACGAACGGATACTGAACACCGACATCAGCGTGGGGGCCTCACTGGGTGTCGCACTCGACACCGATATTTACCCCACCCATGTGCTGTTCACCCCCTATTTCCGCTGGTTCTTCGGCGGCAATTCGGAGAACCTGCAGAAGGTTGGTGCAGGCTTCTTCATCGAAGCCAACGGGGGGCTCTTCACCCGCTCGGACGACGAGCTCTTCTATGAGAACGGGGTGTATGGCTCCCGCGAGGAGACAGCTACCGGTGCCGGCCTGGGACTGGCTGTAGGGTGGAAGTACCTGACCCGCAACAACTGGGTGGGTGAGTTCTACTTCGGCGGGGGTCGCGACTTCGTGAACGACGGTGCCTATCCCCGCATGGGGCTCACCATTGGCAGGCGTTTCTAAGAGGTAAACCGACAAGATAAAAGAATGGGAGAAATATGTTTTCTCCCATTCTTTTTTGTGCAGGCATCAGAATCGACCCATCACGGCATCTTTTTCCGGGAATAAAAACGTAAATTTGTGGCTGAAGTGATAAACCGAAAATAAAAGATAATGAAAGCATCCGCCGACTTCAGGAAAATCCTCCCCGATCTGATCGTGATCCTGCTCTTCGTGGTGATCTCCTTCCTCTACTTTGCACCCGCCGTGATTGATGGCAGGGTGATCGCCCAGCACGACTCCCTGGCCGCCATCGGGCAGGGGCAGGAGCAGCGCGACTACATGGAGCGGCATGATGGGGAGCGCACCCGCTGGAACATCTCCATGTTCAGCGGCATGCCCTCCTATCAGATGAGTCCCACCTACGACTCCACGAAGCCACAGGACCTGGCAAAGAAGGCCTATTCTCTCTTTCTGCCCAACTATGTAACCCTGCTCTTCATCATGCTGCTGGGCTTCTACATCCTGATGCGCGCCTTTCGTGCCTCACCGCTGGTGAGTGCGCTGGGAGCAGTGGTGTGGGCATTCTCCTCCTACTTTTTCATTCTGATAGCGGCAGGTCACATCTGGAAGTTTATCACCCTGGCCTATATCCCGCCCACGATCGCGGGACTGGTTTACATCTACCGGAAGAAATATTTATTGGGCGGACTGCTCTTCATGCTCTTCACCGCTTTCCAGATCTCGGCCAACCACATCCAGATGAGCTATTACTTCCTTTTCGTGATGCTCTTCATGGTGATCGCCTTTGGCGTGGATGCCCTCCGGAAGAAGGAGCTGCCCGATTTCATGAAAGCAACGGGTGTACTGCTGATCGCCGGTCTGATTGGTGTGGCTGCCAATGCCAGCAACCTCTACCACACCTACGACTATTCGAAAGAGACCATGCGCGGCAAGTCGGAGCTGACCCACCACGGAGAACAGCATACCGGCGATGGCCTGGAGCGTGATTACATCACCGCCTGGAGCTATGGCATCGGTGAGACCTGGACGCTGCTGGTGCCCAACACCAAGGGAGGAGCCTCTGTGCCGCTCGCAGCGAACGAACGAGCCATGGCCAAGGCACGCCCAGAATACCGGGAGCTATACGCCCAGATCGGACAATACTGGGGTGATCAGCCCGGCACCTCGGGTCCGGTTTACGTGGGTGCCTTCGTGCTGATGCTCTTCATCCTGGGTCTTTTCATAGTGAAGGGACCCCTCAAGTGGGCGCTGCTGGCCGGCACCCTCTTCTCCATCCTGCTCTCCTGGGGGAAGAACATGATGGGGCTGACCGATTTCTTCATCGATCACGTGCCGATGTACAACAAGTTCCGCGCTGTCTCCTCCATCCTGGTGATCGCCGAGTTCTGCATTCCTTTGTTGTCGGCACTGACCATCAAGGAGATTGTGCAAAAACCGGAGCTGTTGAAAAACAATATCAGAGCGCTCACTGTCAGCCTGGGACTCACCGGCGGGATTGCCCTGCTGTTCGCACTGTTACCGAAGCTTTTCTTCTCCTCTTTTGTCCCCGTCACCGAGATGCAGGCGCTGCAGTCGCTCCCGCCCGAGCACATCCAACCCATCCTGGCCAACCTCACCGATATGCGGGTGGCCCTCTTCACCGCCGATGCCTGGCGCAGCTTTTTCATCGTGGCAATCGGAACCGCAGCCCTCTGGCTCTACATGGAGAAGAAGATCAGGGGGGAATGGATGGTTGCTGCCATCCTGCTGCTCTCGCTGATTGACCTGTGGGGTGTGAACAAGCGATACCTGAGCGACGACGATTTTGTGGCTCCGACACAGACCCAGCAACAGTTCACGCTGACGCCTGCCGATCAGGTGATCCTGCAGGACAGCACCCTCTACTACCGGGTACTGAACATGGCAACCAGTACCTTCAACGACGGGGTCACACCCTATCATCACAAGGTGATTGGCGGCTACCATGCCGCCAAGCTGCGGCGCTACCAGGATCTGATTGACCGCCACCTCACACCGGAGATGGGAGCACTGCAACAGGCCATCATCGGCAGCGGCGGTACGCTCGACTCAGTGAATGCCGATTCGTTCAAGGTTTTGAACATGTTGAACACACGCTGGGTGATTATGCCGGCACAGGGTGGTGGGACACTGCCGGTGCTGAACCCCCATGCCATGGGCAACGCCTGGTTTGTCGATGAAATTCGGTTCACAGAGAGTGCCGATGAAGAGATCGAAACAGTAGGCATGCTTGATTTGCACCACACAGCGGTAGCAGACAAAAAATTCGAGCCGTTGCTGAAGGGTCTGCAGGTGACCCCTGCCGACAGTGCCTCAACCATCCGACTCCTGGAATATGATTCCGACTACCTCGTTTATGAGGCAGATGCGAAGAAAGATGAGATGGCTGTGTTCTCCGAGATTTACTATCCAAAAGGATGGCAGATCACCATTGACGGTGAGCCGGCAGAGATGCTGCGGGTAAATTACACACTTCGCGGCATGGTGATTCCGGAAGGGAAACAGATCATCACCTTCCGGTTCGATCCGCAAAGCATCCGTGTGACCGATCGCATTGCCTACGCGGCGCTGCTCATCATGCTGTTGACAGCTGTTTATCTACTATTGAACAACGTGAAGCGAAAAAAAAGTTGAAACCAACCTTATCAATGATGATGAAGAATCAAATTATGGGACTGCTGGTCACCCTTTTCGCCCTTCTTTCCACTTCGCTGCATGCCCAGAAACTATCATTCAACGAAGAGGGCACCTTTAAGATCGTACAGTTCACCGACATGCATTACGAGCACGGGAACGCCAATTCCGACACGACGCTGCTGCTGTTATCGCGGGTGTTGGATGCTGAGAAACCGGATATGGCTGTTTTTACCGGAGACATTGTCACCGGTCCCGTACAGGAAGGATGGCATGCCATCATGAAACATGTTGAGGAGAGGAAGATCCCATTTGCCGTAACCCTTGGCAACCATGATCACGAACAGGGTGTCACGCGGGAAGAGATCGCCCGAATCGTTACTTCCAGTTCCTACAACCTCAACACTCCTGCGGGAAGTGTTACGGGTAGAGTGATGGACAATGTGATTCCCATCTACGGCAGCAAGGATAAATTGAAGGAGAGTGCACTGGTCTATTGTTTTGATTCGGGAGCCTACTCCACAGTGGATGGTGTGAAAGGCTACGGCTGGCTCACCACGGATCAGATTGAGTGGTACAAACGGCAGAGTCTTCATTATACCGTCAGGAATAATTTCCAGCCGTTGCCGGCACTGGCTTATTTTCATATCCCCTTACCCGAGTACCGACTGGCATTCAATGAGGAGACAAATGTGCGATATGGAGTAAGGCTGGAAGCCGAGTGTTCTCCTGACCTCAACTCGGGCATGTTCCTGGCGATGCGTGAGATGCGTGATGTGATGGCTACGTTTACAGGCCACGATCACGTGAATAATTATATCGTGAACTATTATGATATCGCTCTGGCCTATGGCTGTTTCAGTGGCTGGAGGACCACCTACACACCAGCAATGAACGGCGTGAGGGTCGTGGTGCTCAAAGAAAACGAGCGGGCGTTCGACACCTGGCTGCATCTGCTGGATGGAACCATACAGGATCGTGTGACCTATCCCGCCGGTTTTACCAGCACAGAAAAGTAAATCCCCCAGGAAGCATCCTTCTACCTGTTACACAACTCTTTAAATGCGCACCACTCGCAGATCTTCTCGTTGTCGGTTTGC
This genomic window from Dysgonomonadaceae bacterium zrk40 contains:
- a CDS encoding SDR family oxidoreductase, with the protein product MDFNLKGKTAIIGGGSKGLGKACAFALAGEGVNIVLCARNSESLLEAQREVEALGVQVLALAADMASRDDNERIVRETVDRFGGVDILVNNSGGPRPGNFRELSESDLDDAYESVLKYNIRMIGLCLPYMERKGWGRIINITSITVKEPAANMVLSNIFRTAVASYAKTISKELIAKGVTINNVAPGYFRTDRVTQLMEVRAREEGMSVEAYEAKAIAAFPHNRYMDPQELGDLVCYLCSDQARSVTGTTLQIDGGLLSGL
- a CDS encoding metallophosphoesterase family protein, which encodes MGLLVTLFALLSTSLHAQKLSFNEEGTFKIVQFTDMHYEHGNANSDTTLLLLSRVLDAEKPDMAVFTGDIVTGPVQEGWHAIMKHVEERKIPFAVTLGNHDHEQGVTREEIARIVTSSSYNLNTPAGSVTGRVMDNVIPIYGSKDKLKESALVYCFDSGAYSTVDGVKGYGWLTTDQIEWYKRQSLHYTVRNNFQPLPALAYFHIPLPEYRLAFNEETNVRYGVRLEAECSPDLNSGMFLAMREMRDVMATFTGHDHVNNYIVNYYDIALAYGCFSGWRTTYTPAMNGVRVVVLKENERAFDTWLHLLDGTIQDRVTYPAGFTSTEK
- the metG gene encoding methionine--tRNA ligase, which gives rise to MSRQFSRTLITSALPYANGPVHIGHLAGVYVPADIYARYLRLKGEEVLFIGGSDEHGIPITIKARKEGVTPQDIVDRYHGMISKSFEQFGITFDIYSRTTSEIHKKTASDFFRTLYDKGEFTELESEQYYDEEADQYLADRYITGSCPHCGNENAYGDQCEQCGTSLSPTELINPKSALSGSVPVMRTTKHWYLPLDKHEAWLRQWILEDHKEWRSNVYGQCKSWLDLGLQPRAVSRDLDWGVPVPVEGAEGKVLYVWFDAPIGYISNTRELLPDSWEKWWKQEDTKLVHFIGKDNIVFHCIVFPAMLKAEGSFILPDNVPSNEFLNLEGDKISTSRNWAVWLHEYLEEFPGKQDVLRYVLTANAPETKDNDFTWKDYQARNNNELVAVLGNFVNRALVLTQKYFDNKVPAAGELTDYDRETIAAAAKVKDEVEKLLETYHFRDAQREAMNLARIGNKYLADCEPWKTAKSDMERTATILHIALQITANLSIVCEPFLPFSAERLRTFLQTEKLPWEQLGCFDLLPEGHPLGKAELLFEKIEDETIELQVQKLLDTKKANEAEAYRAKPVKENIQFDTFEKLDIRVGTVLECEKVPKADKLLRFLLDDGLEKRTILSGIAAHYPNPQELVGRQVCFIANLEPRKLRGILSEGMILSAENSDGTLALVSPTKEVLPGSPVV